A section of the Microbulbifer pacificus genome encodes:
- a CDS encoding TusE/DsrC/DsvC family sulfur relay protein yields the protein MENLVIDGREIPLDKEGFLRNLDDWSPQVAEALAAQENIALTEDHWDVIRLLQDFYREFELSPAMRPLVKYVGQHLGTDKGRSIFLMQLFPPSPAKIGSKIAGLPKPTNCL from the coding sequence ATGGAAAATCTGGTGATCGACGGACGCGAAATCCCGTTGGATAAAGAAGGTTTCCTCCGTAACCTGGACGACTGGAGCCCGCAAGTGGCAGAGGCATTGGCCGCGCAGGAAAATATCGCACTGACCGAAGATCATTGGGATGTGATCCGCCTGCTGCAGGATTTTTACCGGGAGTTTGAACTCTCCCCGGCAATGCGCCCGCTGGTCAAATATGTGGGCCAGCACCTGGGCACGGACAAAGGTCGCAGCATTTTCCTGATGCAGCTGTTTCCGCCGAGCCCGGCCAAAATCGGCAGCAAGATTGCGGGCCTGCCCAAGCCCACCAATTGCCTGTAA
- a CDS encoding secondary thiamine-phosphate synthase enzyme YjbQ produces MAIGQLEIVVQGQGLHEFTDAVEHWLRGQIFSGDGLCTLFIQHTSASLLIQENADPSARVDLENWLNRLVPENDPLYTHTMEGADDMPAHIKAALTASSLSIPVKGGQLMLGTWQGIYLWEHRHHRGKRRVIAHVSS; encoded by the coding sequence ATGGCGATCGGGCAGCTGGAAATTGTAGTGCAGGGCCAGGGACTGCACGAGTTTACCGATGCAGTGGAACACTGGCTGCGGGGTCAGATTTTTTCCGGCGACGGTCTGTGCACGCTGTTTATCCAGCACACTTCCGCCAGCCTGCTGATTCAGGAAAACGCGGATCCCAGCGCACGGGTGGATCTTGAGAACTGGTTGAACCGACTGGTTCCTGAGAATGACCCGCTGTACACACACACCATGGAAGGGGCGGACGATATGCCCGCGCACATCAAGGCCGCGCTTACTGCCAGCAGCCTTTCCATCCCGGTCAAAGGCGGGCAGTTGATGCTGGGGACATGGCAGGGCATCTACCTGTGGGAACACCGTCACCACCGCGGCAAGCGCCGGGTGATCGCCCATGTGAGCAGCTGA
- a CDS encoding Bax inhibitor-1/YccA family protein, producing the protein MQPQVYSQSGALERSEAAKVLRNTYALLAMTVLFSAVTAGVSMAIGMGRGMSLVCSLGALALIWFVLPRTANSASGVGVVFAFTGLLGASLGPMLNHYLGLAGGGQIVMQALGTTALIFFALSAYVLTTRKDFSFMGGFLFVGLIAVLVCAIGMMIAGFFGVHMPLASVALSGVIALLMSGFILFDTSRIVNGGETNYIMATTSMYLNILNLFTSLLHIFGFASDD; encoded by the coding sequence ATGCAGCCGCAAGTTTATTCACAGTCCGGAGCACTGGAACGCTCGGAAGCCGCCAAGGTATTGCGTAACACCTACGCACTACTGGCAATGACTGTCCTCTTCAGCGCAGTCACTGCCGGTGTATCCATGGCCATCGGCATGGGTCGTGGCATGAGCCTGGTCTGCTCCCTGGGCGCACTGGCCCTGATCTGGTTCGTACTGCCCCGCACCGCCAACTCCGCCTCCGGCGTGGGCGTGGTGTTTGCCTTCACCGGCCTGCTGGGCGCCTCTCTCGGCCCGATGCTGAACCACTACCTGGGTCTCGCTGGCGGCGGCCAGATCGTCATGCAGGCGCTGGGCACCACTGCGCTGATCTTCTTCGCGCTGTCCGCCTACGTGCTAACTACCCGTAAAGACTTCAGCTTCATGGGCGGTTTCCTGTTTGTCGGCCTGATTGCGGTACTGGTTTGCGCCATCGGCATGATGATCGCAGGCTTCTTCGGCGTGCACATGCCGCTGGCCAGCGTTGCCCTGAGCGGTGTGATCGCCCTGCTGATGTCCGGTTTCATCCTGTTCGATACCAGCCGTATCGTGAACGGTGGTGAGACCAACTACATCATGGCGACCACCTCCATGTACCTGAACATCCTGAACCTGTTCACCAGCCTGCTGCACATCTTCGGATTCGCTTCCGACGACTGA
- the tusC gene encoding sulfurtransferase complex subunit TusC codes for MSQNKSILAICRHAPYGNSLAREGLEAVLACAAMDQIPEVLLINDGVFLLLEQDAQQIGEKNLRRNLTALPMFGVETLHLCERSLQQRGIDPAQLSLPGAELKLLQNTGAFIAGFDQVLSF; via the coding sequence ATGTCCCAAAATAAATCGATTCTCGCCATCTGCCGCCATGCACCCTACGGCAACAGCCTCGCCCGCGAAGGGCTGGAGGCGGTACTCGCCTGCGCGGCCATGGACCAGATTCCCGAAGTACTGTTGATCAACGACGGCGTATTCCTGCTGCTGGAGCAGGATGCCCAACAGATCGGCGAAAAGAACCTGCGCAGAAACCTGACCGCACTGCCCATGTTCGGTGTGGAAACCCTGCACCTGTGCGAGCGCAGCCTGCAGCAGCGCGGCATAGACCCGGCGCAGCTGAGCCTCCCCGGCGCGGAACTGAAACTGTTGCAGAACACCGGCGCGTTTATTGCCGGGTTCGACCAGGTACTGAGTTTTTGA
- the tusB gene encoding sulfurtransferase complex subunit TusB yields the protein MTLHIVNQSPFAGSALSDCLNAFNPGDALLLIEDGIYGANDQRLVNLPAGTAYCLAADALARGINTPATVTSIDDARWVALCTEHNPIVSWVR from the coding sequence ATGACCCTGCATATCGTCAACCAGTCCCCGTTCGCTGGCAGCGCCCTGAGTGATTGCCTGAATGCCTTCAATCCCGGCGACGCACTGCTGCTGATCGAAGACGGCATCTATGGCGCCAATGACCAGCGCCTGGTAAATCTCCCCGCTGGTACCGCGTATTGCCTGGCTGCCGATGCACTAGCGCGCGGTATAAACACACCGGCAACGGTCACCAGCATTGATGATGCACGCTGGGTGGCGCTTTGTACCGAGCACAACCCCATCGTCAGCTGGGTCAGGTAA
- a CDS encoding beta-lactamase hydrolase domain-containing protein — MLTTTAVAAESAAQGAEVPFGDKMGAEVANYNRLRPQLATGGSIDLSQVASLKEKGFRTIVDLRTPEEGTAEEKAAVEAAGMRYVNLPVSGGVPSDALIAELGAILEDASAGPVLLHCASGNRVGTAWAIYRAKKGIPLEIAIDEGRTAGMRASREEQVRALFTAQDQPACCS, encoded by the coding sequence TTGCTTACAACCACCGCTGTGGCCGCAGAGTCTGCGGCTCAGGGCGCTGAAGTACCCTTCGGTGACAAGATGGGGGCGGAAGTCGCGAATTACAATCGCCTGCGCCCGCAGTTGGCCACCGGGGGCAGTATAGATCTCAGCCAGGTCGCGTCGCTGAAAGAAAAGGGATTCCGTACCATCGTGGACCTGCGAACGCCGGAAGAGGGTACTGCGGAAGAGAAGGCCGCGGTGGAAGCGGCGGGAATGCGCTATGTGAATCTGCCGGTTTCAGGCGGTGTGCCCTCTGATGCGCTGATTGCGGAGCTGGGGGCGATCCTGGAGGACGCCTCCGCCGGCCCGGTGCTGCTCCATTGTGCGTCTGGCAACCGGGTGGGCACGGCGTGGGCCATCTACCGCGCGAAAAAGGGTATTCCCCTGGAGATCGCCATTGATGAGGGGCGTACCGCGGGTATGCGCGCCTCCCGTGAGGAACAGGTGCGGGCGCTGTTTACCGCGCAGGATCAGCCGGCCTGCTGCTCTTGA
- the tusD gene encoding sulfurtransferase complex subunit TusD, with protein sequence MQFTLVVYGAPHASEGAATALRFARAVLQAGHGIYRVFFYGDGIHNGSALAAPPQDEQDLLAQWQELQQAHNFDLTLCIAAAQRRGVLSGSEAKRLEKPGSNMAAGFELAGLGQLAEAAALSDRVVTFGG encoded by the coding sequence ATGCAATTCACCCTCGTCGTTTACGGCGCGCCCCACGCCAGTGAAGGTGCCGCGACCGCACTGCGCTTCGCCCGTGCGGTACTGCAGGCCGGTCACGGTATCTACCGGGTGTTTTTCTATGGCGATGGCATCCACAACGGCAGCGCCCTGGCCGCGCCACCGCAGGATGAACAGGACCTGCTGGCCCAGTGGCAGGAACTACAGCAGGCCCACAACTTCGACCTCACCCTGTGCATCGCCGCCGCCCAGCGCCGCGGCGTGCTGAGCGGCAGTGAGGCCAAACGCCTGGAGAAACCTGGCTCAAATATGGCTGCCGGGTTTGAACTGGCGGGCCTCGGACAGCTGGCGGAAGCCGCGGCGCTCAGCGACCGCGTCGTGACTTTTGGAGGCTGA